Proteins found in one Gemmatimonadaceae bacterium genomic segment:
- a CDS encoding response regulator — protein MDASALAQQAASPAAPGDRRDLVSHVLAALSRGSSIEQLYSSAMDAVAEALHVDRAALLIFDHDEICRFVAWRGLSDAYRAAVEGHSPWTPRDLAATPVAVVNVMRDDALAHYRDVFAAENICSLLFLPLVGRERVWGKFMLYSADERTYSPEEIEVAQLIVHEIAASLDWRERDRALLEERQLFAAGPTVVLKWRNVDTWPVEFVSANFEAVFGYAPEVLTSGQRTFCSLVHPDDQQRVRDEITEHLRAGDERFEQEYRLIHGSGRVRLVSEFKKVVRTADGKATQCLGYLVDISDRRAQEAEHHRIQEQVRNAQKLESLGVLAGGIAHDFNNLLVGVLGNVSLAMEEIPEHSTARPLLEDLQVAAKRAAELTRQLLAYSGKGKFVVEPVDLSALVREMGRLLSTAVSKKAQVSLELRDDLPSVHADATQLRQIVMNLITNASDALGELPGTITVRTRRMYASRAWLASAQVGADMPEGEYLVLEVSDTGNGMDADTMPRLFDPFYSTKGAGRGLGLAAVLGIVRGHRGAVRITSVRDLGTTVAVLLPVDDATGATPPAIANAAPVRGTVLVVDDDESALRVAERILLRDGFRVLTAENGRVALEVYAEQGPVIDLVLLDLTMPVLDGWETLRELKQLNPDVVVLLMSGYAQTAGAPTEGAAGFLAKPYTASELRDLVVSLTGTR, from the coding sequence ATGGACGCCAGCGCGCTCGCCCAGCAGGCTGCATCCCCCGCCGCACCGGGGGATCGGCGCGACCTCGTCAGTCATGTGCTCGCGGCGCTCTCGCGCGGCTCGAGCATCGAGCAGCTGTATTCGAGCGCGATGGACGCGGTGGCTGAGGCGCTCCATGTCGATCGCGCCGCCCTGCTGATCTTCGACCACGACGAGATCTGCCGCTTCGTGGCCTGGCGCGGGCTCTCCGACGCCTATCGCGCCGCCGTGGAAGGCCATTCGCCGTGGACGCCACGCGATCTGGCGGCCACGCCGGTGGCGGTCGTGAACGTCATGCGCGACGATGCGCTCGCCCATTATCGCGACGTCTTCGCCGCGGAGAACATCTGCTCCCTGCTCTTCCTCCCGCTGGTCGGGCGCGAGCGCGTGTGGGGCAAGTTCATGCTGTACAGCGCCGACGAGCGCACCTACAGCCCCGAGGAGATCGAAGTTGCACAGCTCATCGTGCACGAGATCGCCGCGTCGCTCGACTGGCGTGAGCGCGACCGCGCGTTGCTTGAAGAACGGCAGCTGTTCGCGGCGGGCCCCACGGTCGTCCTCAAGTGGCGCAACGTGGACACGTGGCCGGTCGAGTTCGTGTCGGCCAACTTCGAAGCCGTCTTCGGGTACGCCCCGGAGGTGCTCACCAGCGGTCAGCGCACCTTCTGCTCGCTCGTCCACCCCGACGACCAGCAGCGCGTGCGCGACGAAATCACCGAGCACCTGCGGGCGGGCGATGAGCGCTTCGAGCAGGAGTATCGGCTGATCCACGGCAGCGGCCGGGTACGCCTCGTCTCGGAGTTCAAGAAGGTCGTGCGCACGGCCGACGGGAAGGCGACGCAGTGTCTCGGCTACCTCGTGGACATCAGCGATCGCCGCGCGCAGGAAGCCGAGCACCATCGCATTCAGGAGCAGGTCCGGAACGCGCAGAAGCTCGAGTCGCTGGGCGTACTCGCCGGCGGCATTGCACACGACTTCAACAACCTGCTGGTCGGCGTGCTCGGCAACGTCTCGCTCGCGATGGAGGAGATCCCCGAGCATTCGACGGCGCGGCCGCTCCTCGAGGATCTGCAGGTCGCCGCCAAGCGCGCCGCCGAACTCACGCGGCAGCTGCTCGCCTACTCCGGCAAGGGCAAGTTCGTCGTCGAGCCGGTCGATCTCTCCGCGCTGGTGCGCGAGATGGGGCGTCTGCTCAGCACGGCTGTCTCCAAGAAGGCGCAAGTGTCGCTCGAGCTGCGCGACGACCTGCCCAGTGTTCACGCCGACGCGACACAGCTGCGGCAGATCGTGATGAATCTCATCACCAACGCCTCCGATGCGTTGGGTGAGCTGCCGGGCACGATCACCGTGCGGACGCGGCGCATGTACGCCTCACGGGCCTGGCTCGCGAGCGCGCAGGTCGGGGCCGACATGCCCGAGGGCGAGTACCTCGTGCTCGAGGTCAGCGATACCGGGAACGGCATGGACGCCGACACGATGCCGCGCCTGTTCGACCCGTTCTACTCCACCAAGGGCGCGGGCCGCGGTCTGGGACTCGCCGCCGTCCTGGGGATCGTGCGCGGCCATCGCGGCGCGGTGCGCATCACCTCGGTGCGTGATCTGGGCACGACCGTGGCGGTCCTGCTCCCGGTCGACGACGCCACCGGTGCCACGCCCCCCGCGATCGCGAATGCGGCACCGGTGCGCGGCACCGTGCTCGTCGTAGACGACGATGAATCGGCGCTCCGCGTTGCCGAACGCATTCTGCTGCGCGATGGCTTCCGGGTGCTCACCGCCGAGAATGGGCGCGTGGCGCTGGAGGTCTACGCCGAGCAGGGGCCGGTGATCGATCTGGTGCTCCTCGATCTCACGATGCCGGTCCTCGACGGATGGGAGACGCTGCGTGAACTCAAGCAGCTCAACCCCGACGTCGTGGTGCTGCTCATGAGTGGCTATGCGCAGACCGCCGGCGCGCCCACGGAAGGGGCGGCGGGCTTTCTGGCCAAGCCGTATACGGCGAGTGAACTGCGCGATCTCGTGGTGAGCCTCACCGGCACGCGCTAA
- a CDS encoding protein kinase, whose product MTPPDSLTSALGDRYRVLRELGAGGMATVYLAEDVRHKRQVAVKMLRPELASSLGADRFLREIEIAAGLQHPNILPLFDSGGSGEVLYYVMPFVEGESLRDRLTRAGALAVTDAVRLLREIADALAYAHQRGLVHRDIKPENILLSGGHALITDFGIAKAVSEAQPASALTATGLAMGTPAYMAPEQAMGEATVDHRADLYAFGVMAYELLAGQAPFSGSTAQQIIAAHLTRTPEPLDHVRSAVPPALAQLIAACLAKSPADRVQHADDIVRALDTNASAASGSGSRTATVVSAAPQRRRRLLVGSTLALVVAAAIGTTVYTRVGRAGTLIGSDALNENDVVLVAEFANRTSDSTLAATVTDAVRTEVQQSRAVRVMSQTDLFAALTRMQLARNAALPESTVRELAEREGAKAYIVGDIAKLGAGYQISARVVATKAGSDALTARATAKNDDELIGAVEDVGRELRRRIGESLRSVAATAPLAKVSTASLPALRAFTAGQRAEAEGERPKAIAMAQQAIALDSGFASAWSLLSVIYSNLGRITDATEATNRAYALRDRLSDPQRLQVAARYAQVRGDLAAEEAAWQSLTELRPDLGAVNYANMLLQQSRLPEAEKQARRAVSETPKSTIALFNLAEAQVAQHHFAAADSTVVLARTNIPNSNYRYWIELNVLYGKRDYDAVERYAASPAGAHVPNLAQTTCVTHLLRGRLAAWHACDGIYQPPMNLRAVSAVTEFRLTADSARLLRILEPFLTQKAADRIADSYPWVIAALADIGRVPEARALLSEWRTRFGSSNPAFRADSALAVGAIAAAERRWTDAAASFIAWNRAPAVAVFTWYNRGLAEAAEMMHRANQPDSAIVLGERALATSSFVANILYESTWYMQLLETLGDLYAARGNRVKAASYYRTYLDLLKDAQPPVTAQVGSVRDRLAKVTGEPGAR is encoded by the coding sequence ATGACGCCTCCCGACTCGCTCACCTCCGCCCTCGGCGACCGCTATCGCGTGCTCCGCGAACTCGGCGCCGGTGGCATGGCCACCGTGTATCTCGCCGAGGACGTGCGCCACAAGCGGCAGGTCGCCGTGAAGATGCTGCGACCGGAGCTCGCCTCGAGCCTCGGTGCCGACCGCTTCCTGCGCGAAATCGAGATCGCCGCTGGGCTGCAACACCCCAACATCCTGCCGCTCTTCGATTCGGGCGGCAGTGGCGAGGTGCTGTACTACGTCATGCCCTTCGTGGAGGGGGAGTCGCTCCGTGATCGGCTGACCCGCGCGGGAGCCCTTGCGGTCACCGATGCCGTCCGCCTGCTTCGGGAAATCGCCGACGCGCTCGCCTATGCGCATCAGCGCGGGCTCGTGCACCGTGACATCAAGCCGGAGAACATCCTGCTGAGTGGTGGCCACGCGCTCATCACCGACTTTGGCATCGCCAAGGCCGTCAGCGAGGCGCAGCCAGCCAGTGCGCTCACGGCAACCGGCCTCGCCATGGGGACGCCAGCCTACATGGCGCCCGAGCAGGCGATGGGCGAAGCCACCGTGGATCACCGCGCCGATCTCTATGCGTTCGGCGTCATGGCGTACGAGCTGCTCGCCGGGCAGGCGCCATTCAGCGGCAGCACCGCCCAACAGATCATTGCCGCGCACCTCACGCGCACACCCGAGCCGCTCGACCACGTGCGCTCGGCGGTCCCACCGGCGCTCGCGCAACTCATCGCCGCCTGTCTGGCCAAATCGCCCGCGGATCGTGTCCAGCACGCCGACGACATCGTGCGCGCCCTCGATACCAACGCCAGTGCGGCGAGCGGATCCGGAAGCCGTACGGCAACCGTCGTGTCAGCGGCGCCACAACGTCGGCGGCGTCTACTGGTCGGCAGCACGCTCGCGCTGGTGGTCGCCGCCGCGATCGGCACTACGGTGTACACTCGCGTTGGACGCGCCGGCACGCTCATCGGCAGTGACGCACTGAATGAGAACGACGTGGTACTGGTCGCCGAATTCGCCAACCGCACCAGCGACTCTACCCTCGCCGCGACGGTGACCGACGCTGTACGGACCGAGGTGCAGCAGTCGCGCGCGGTACGAGTGATGAGCCAGACCGATCTTTTCGCCGCCCTGACGCGGATGCAACTCGCCCGGAACGCGGCGCTCCCGGAAAGCACCGTGCGGGAGCTCGCGGAACGCGAAGGGGCCAAGGCCTACATCGTCGGTGACATCGCCAAACTCGGCGCCGGGTATCAGATCTCCGCGCGCGTGGTTGCCACCAAGGCCGGCAGTGATGCGCTCACGGCGCGCGCCACCGCGAAGAACGACGACGAGCTGATCGGGGCCGTTGAAGACGTCGGTCGCGAATTGCGTCGGCGCATCGGCGAATCGCTGCGCTCGGTCGCGGCGACCGCGCCACTCGCCAAGGTGAGCACCGCGTCGCTCCCCGCGCTGCGCGCGTTTACCGCCGGACAGCGTGCCGAAGCGGAGGGCGAACGACCGAAGGCGATTGCCATGGCGCAGCAGGCCATCGCCCTCGATTCGGGATTTGCGTCAGCGTGGTCACTGCTCTCGGTGATCTACTCCAATCTGGGGCGCATCACCGACGCCACCGAAGCCACCAATCGCGCCTATGCGCTCCGCGATCGCCTCTCGGACCCGCAGCGCCTGCAAGTGGCGGCGCGCTACGCGCAGGTGCGCGGGGATCTCGCCGCCGAGGAGGCCGCCTGGCAGAGTCTCACCGAGCTCCGCCCCGACTTGGGCGCGGTGAACTACGCCAACATGCTGCTGCAGCAGAGTCGCCTGCCCGAAGCGGAGAAGCAGGCGCGCCGGGCGGTGAGCGAAACGCCCAAGTCGACCATCGCGCTGTTCAATCTGGCTGAAGCCCAGGTGGCGCAGCACCACTTCGCGGCGGCCGACTCCACCGTCGTGCTGGCCCGCACGAACATTCCCAACAGCAACTATCGCTACTGGATCGAGCTGAATGTGCTGTATGGGAAGCGAGACTACGACGCAGTGGAGCGGTACGCCGCGTCGCCCGCCGGCGCACATGTGCCGAATCTCGCCCAGACCACCTGCGTCACCCATCTGCTGCGCGGGCGCCTCGCGGCCTGGCACGCGTGCGACGGCATCTACCAGCCGCCCATGAATCTGCGGGCGGTGTCCGCAGTAACGGAGTTCCGGCTGACGGCCGACAGCGCCCGCCTCCTCCGTATTCTGGAACCGTTTCTCACGCAGAAAGCCGCGGACCGTATCGCCGACAGCTACCCGTGGGTGATCGCCGCGCTCGCAGACATCGGTCGGGTGCCAGAGGCGCGCGCGCTGCTTAGTGAATGGCGCACACGGTTCGGGTCGAGCAATCCGGCGTTTCGTGCCGACTCGGCGCTGGCGGTGGGTGCGATCGCCGCCGCCGAGCGGCGATGGACCGACGCCGCCGCGAGTTTCATCGCGTGGAACCGCGCGCCGGCGGTCGCCGTGTTCACCTGGTACAACCGCGGGCTCGCCGAAGCTGCCGAAATGATGCATCGCGCGAACCAGCCGGACTCCGCCATCGTCCTCGGCGAACGGGCACTCGCCACGTCGAGCTTCGTGGCGAACATTTTGTACGAGAGCACCTGGTACATGCAGCTGCTGGAGACGCTTGGCGACCTGTACGCCGCCCGCGGCAACAGGGTGAAAGCCGCTTCATACTACCGCACCTATCTCGATCTGCTCAAGGACGCCCAGCCGCCAGTGACCGCGCAGGTCGGCAGCGTGCGCGACCGCCTCGCCAAAGTGACGGGCGAACCCGGCGCGCGCTGA
- a CDS encoding c-type cytochrome: protein MGAGKKIAMGLGMLVGGVAVLAAGGYAWASSTAASKLAATYDVHRVDFPIPFPLDSAEADSVRAVQPQADLAQIALEQAAARGKHLVTTVYVCGECHGQNFGGGVMVDDPSIGKAHGANLTLGKGSRTLTYTAADWDRMVRHGVKPSGTGTVMPSMDFFQMSDRELSDIVSYIRSLPPVDHEEIPVTLGPLGKVLVATDQIRLAAAHHPTNHTITHAVLPPPAQADAAFGKHLAQTCSGCHGPQFAGGKIIGGPPDWPPAANLTPTGLAGWSYEDFHRALTEAKSKDGRALREPMAGMPKFAKNMTDVELKALWAYISSLPPQATPK from the coding sequence ATGGGTGCGGGCAAGAAGATCGCGATGGGCCTCGGCATGCTGGTCGGCGGCGTCGCCGTGCTGGCGGCCGGCGGGTACGCGTGGGCGTCGAGTACTGCGGCCTCGAAGCTTGCCGCTACGTACGACGTCCACCGCGTCGATTTCCCTATTCCGTTCCCGCTCGACAGCGCGGAGGCGGATTCGGTGCGGGCGGTGCAACCGCAGGCCGACCTGGCGCAGATCGCGCTGGAGCAGGCGGCCGCTCGGGGCAAGCATCTCGTGACCACCGTGTACGTCTGCGGCGAATGCCATGGGCAGAACTTCGGCGGCGGCGTCATGGTCGACGACCCGTCTATCGGCAAGGCGCATGGCGCCAACCTGACCCTCGGCAAGGGCTCGCGGACGCTGACCTACACGGCGGCCGACTGGGACCGCATGGTGAGGCACGGCGTGAAGCCGAGTGGCACCGGGACCGTGATGCCCTCAATGGATTTCTTTCAGATGTCCGACCGGGAGCTATCGGATATCGTGTCGTACATTCGCTCGTTGCCGCCGGTCGACCACGAGGAGATACCGGTGACGCTGGGGCCGCTCGGCAAGGTGCTCGTCGCGACCGATCAGATCCGCCTCGCCGCCGCACATCATCCCACCAACCACACCATCACCCACGCCGTGCTCCCACCGCCGGCGCAGGCTGATGCGGCGTTCGGCAAGCATCTCGCGCAGACTTGCTCGGGGTGTCACGGTCCGCAGTTCGCGGGTGGCAAGATCATTGGCGGCCCACCAGACTGGCCACCGGCGGCAAACCTCACGCCCACCGGCCTGGCCGGCTGGAGCTACGAGGACTTCCACCGCGCACTCACCGAAGCGAAGAGCAAGGACGGACGGGCGCTGCGGGAGCCGATGGCCGGCATGCCGAAGTTCGCCAAGAACATGACCGACGTGGAGCTCAAGGCGCTCTGGGCCTACATCTCGTCGTTGCCGCCGCAGGCTACGCCGAAGTAG
- a CDS encoding PEP-CTERM sorting domain-containing protein (PEP-CTERM proteins occur, often in large numbers, in the proteomes of bacteria that also encode an exosortase, a predicted intramembrane cysteine proteinase. The presence of a PEP-CTERM domain at a protein's C-terminus predicts cleavage within the sorting domain, followed by covalent anchoring to some some component of the (usually Gram-negative) cell surface. Many PEP-CTERM proteins exhibit an unusual sequence composition that includes large numbers of potential glycosylation sites. Expression of one such protein has been shown restore the ability of a bacterium to form floc, a type of biofilm.) produces MASLSLVASLAVVLPRTSAAQSVLTAPKGLAAGSLYRIIFVTSAVGPEASSTDISVYDTFVNNAANANGSLLKPLGATWQAVASTRFVDAYTHIGGDFTIPVYNLEGNLIASNAADLWDGAINTPVWVDELGVAKQGGTIVNTGTGANGLASLSPLGGGTTPGEEGYISNGNAGMQSGSWICCSGHEGIGSTRPMYGISGALRVGGNTPTIAPEPSTYALMAAGLLSLGVVTRRRRTRPATDA; encoded by the coding sequence ATGGCCTCGCTGTCGCTCGTCGCCTCGCTGGCGGTTGTGTTGCCGCGCACCAGCGCCGCGCAGTCGGTGCTCACGGCTCCCAAGGGCCTCGCCGCGGGCTCGCTCTATCGCATCATCTTCGTGACGTCCGCGGTCGGACCTGAGGCCAGCAGTACCGACATCTCCGTGTACGACACGTTCGTGAACAACGCCGCCAATGCGAACGGCTCACTGCTCAAGCCACTCGGCGCCACCTGGCAGGCCGTTGCGTCCACTCGCTTCGTCGATGCGTACACGCACATCGGCGGCGACTTTACCATTCCAGTGTACAACCTCGAAGGCAACCTGATTGCCAGCAACGCCGCCGACTTATGGGACGGCGCCATCAATACGCCCGTTTGGGTCGACGAGTTAGGAGTCGCGAAGCAGGGCGGCACGATTGTCAACACGGGAACCGGCGCGAATGGATTGGCTTCGCTGTCGCCGTTGGGTGGGGGTACGACGCCCGGGGAGGAGGGTTACATCTCCAATGGCAACGCGGGTATGCAAAGCGGCAGTTGGATCTGCTGCTCCGGACATGAAGGGATCGGCTCTACCCGGCCCATGTACGGCATCTCCGGTGCCCTTCGCGTGGGTGGTAACACGCCGACTATCGCCCCCGAACCGTCGACGTACGCACTGATGGCCGCCGGGTTGCTGTCACTGGGTGTGGTCACGCGCCGCCGCCGCACCCGCCCCGCGACGGACGCGTAG
- a CDS encoding FAD-dependent oxidoreductase, with product MSTPPSTLRVAIVGSGPAGFYAAEALQKAAPGIAIDLIDRLPTPFGLVRGGVAPDHPKIKSVTRIFDRIATQPGFRFLGNVQVGRDVTVSELRARYDVLILCYGAETDRTLGIPGETLAGSHAATEFVAWYNGHPDYASRTFDLSQREVAVVGIGNVAMDVARILIKPTSVLATTDLAEHALQALAASQVQTVHLVARRGPVQAACTTPELREFGELEGVDVVVDPRDLELDAASEAELAAMEDRNPAKNLEVLREWAARPLTGAPRRVVFHFNASPVALTGSARVEGMTVVRNRLESDGRGGVKAVATDETRTLPVGLVFRSVGYKGKPLAEVPFDDKKGVVPNLNGRVVEQAGSEAPVPGVYVAGWIKRGPQGIIGTNKLCATDTVTQVLADAAAGALTHAPGATGIDDLLAARGVTVTSWADWQALDKAEQARGAASGRPRTKIVDVAEMLAVIAAGQ from the coding sequence ATGTCCACTCCTCCGTCGACGTTGCGGGTCGCGATCGTTGGATCGGGCCCGGCCGGTTTTTATGCCGCCGAGGCGCTGCAGAAGGCGGCCCCCGGTATCGCCATTGACCTCATCGACCGCCTGCCGACGCCGTTCGGGCTCGTGCGCGGGGGGGTCGCGCCCGATCACCCGAAGATCAAGTCCGTCACGCGCATCTTCGATCGCATCGCCACCCAGCCGGGCTTTCGGTTCCTCGGCAATGTGCAGGTGGGGCGCGATGTCACGGTCTCCGAGCTGCGCGCGCGGTACGACGTGCTGATCCTCTGCTACGGCGCCGAGACCGATCGGACGCTTGGCATTCCGGGCGAGACGCTCGCGGGGAGCCACGCCGCCACCGAGTTCGTGGCCTGGTATAACGGGCATCCGGACTACGCGTCGCGCACGTTCGACCTGTCGCAGCGGGAGGTCGCGGTGGTCGGCATCGGCAACGTGGCCATGGATGTGGCGCGCATCCTCATCAAGCCCACCAGCGTGCTCGCCACCACCGACCTGGCGGAGCACGCGCTGCAGGCGCTCGCGGCGAGTCAGGTCCAGACGGTGCACCTGGTGGCACGCCGCGGGCCGGTGCAGGCGGCGTGCACGACGCCTGAGCTGCGCGAATTCGGCGAGCTCGAGGGGGTGGATGTGGTGGTCGATCCGCGCGACCTCGAGTTGGACGCGGCGAGTGAGGCCGAGCTGGCGGCGATGGAAGACCGCAACCCGGCCAAGAACCTCGAGGTGCTGCGCGAATGGGCGGCGCGCCCGCTCACCGGCGCGCCGCGGCGCGTGGTGTTCCACTTCAATGCGTCGCCGGTGGCGCTGACCGGGAGCGCGCGCGTCGAAGGCATGACCGTCGTGCGCAACCGCCTGGAGAGCGATGGCCGCGGCGGCGTGAAGGCGGTCGCGACCGATGAGACGCGCACGCTGCCGGTCGGGCTCGTGTTCCGGTCGGTGGGCTACAAGGGCAAGCCGCTCGCCGAGGTGCCCTTCGACGACAAGAAGGGCGTCGTGCCGAACCTCAACGGCCGGGTAGTGGAGCAGGCGGGGAGCGAGGCGCCGGTGCCGGGGGTGTATGTCGCCGGCTGGATCAAGCGCGGCCCGCAGGGGATCATCGGTACGAACAAGCTGTGCGCCACGGACACCGTCACGCAGGTCCTGGCCGATGCCGCGGCCGGCGCGTTGACGCACGCGCCGGGGGCCACGGGAATCGATGATCTGCTCGCCGCCCGCGGGGTCACGGTCACCAGCTGGGCCGACTGGCAGGCGCTGGACAAGGCGGAGCAGGCGCGCGGTGCGGCGAGTGGGCGCCCGCGTACGAAGATCGTGGACGTGGCGGAGATGCTCGCCGTGATCGCGGCGGGACAGTGA
- a CDS encoding nuclear transport factor 2 family protein, whose product MSGRLRARVVSAVVALTVAAACRTRGGAAPTPQAEARAVEGAIRAWYDASERKDSAAYFNRLLPTFFIFEDTTRYDREAIVRLVVSSFGSGTDRATITDWHTEVAGDVAWTSFRNTEVFTPTNGAPGAPRRYLETAVLRKVQGEWKIERYHATRINRPAPR is encoded by the coding sequence GTGAGCGGGCGCCTTCGCGCACGCGTGGTGAGTGCGGTGGTCGCGCTGACGGTCGCCGCCGCGTGTCGCACGCGTGGCGGTGCCGCGCCGACGCCTCAGGCCGAAGCCCGCGCGGTTGAAGGGGCGATCCGCGCGTGGTACGACGCCTCGGAGCGCAAGGACTCCGCAGCGTATTTCAATCGCCTGCTGCCCACGTTTTTCATTTTCGAAGACACCACCCGCTATGATCGCGAGGCGATCGTGCGATTGGTGGTCTCCAGCTTTGGGAGTGGCACCGATCGCGCCACGATCACCGACTGGCACACCGAGGTTGCGGGTGATGTGGCGTGGACGAGCTTCCGCAACACGGAGGTCTTCACGCCCACCAACGGCGCACCGGGGGCGCCGCGACGTTATCTCGAGACGGCGGTGCTGCGAAAGGTGCAGGGCGAGTGGAAGATCGAACGCTACCACGCGACGCGTATCAACCGACCGGCTCCGCGTTGA
- a CDS encoding acyl-CoA thioesterase, translating into MLHYWFTIGRMLASRYTRPRVRYDATIRRRFRVRLFDCDGLRVMTAAKYPMYMDFIRWEMIARSKMFEAIVKRGYAPTLGSQKIIYRRPLKLWTAFDVELELAGWDDKWIYHIHRFWQRGELRAIGITRALIWKRDVPAALSEMMDFVGAEGVMPPPAWVAALFESDRDILEAERIPA; encoded by the coding sequence GTGCTTCATTATTGGTTCACCATTGGCCGCATGCTCGCGTCGCGGTACACGCGACCGCGCGTGCGGTACGACGCCACCATCCGGCGACGCTTTCGTGTGCGGTTGTTCGACTGCGACGGGCTGCGCGTGATGACGGCGGCGAAGTACCCGATGTACATGGACTTCATCCGCTGGGAGATGATCGCGCGCTCGAAGATGTTCGAGGCGATCGTCAAACGCGGCTACGCCCCCACGCTCGGTTCGCAGAAGATCATCTACCGGCGACCGCTCAAGCTGTGGACGGCGTTCGACGTGGAACTCGAGCTGGCCGGCTGGGATGATAAGTGGATCTATCACATTCACCGCTTCTGGCAGCGTGGGGAGTTGCGGGCGATCGGCATCACACGCGCCCTGATCTGGAAGCGCGACGTTCCGGCGGCCCTGAGTGAGATGATGGATTTCGTCGGGGCAGAAGGGGTGATGCCGCCGCCGGCGTGGGTGGCCGCGCTGTTCGAAAGCGACCGCGATATTCTCGAGGCGGAGCGGATCCCCGCATGA
- a CDS encoding PDZ domain-containing protein, which produces MRPVHRLGWLAVVCAAASARPLAAQPTLPTRAPVTADLVRGRARVPLQPDTRPIVAAWINGHGPFRLLVETGSPVSYLTATAMRRAELDSQRPTDSVRIGDAVLRQLPFNTAPALGVAGIDGLLGLDAFRSVTLTLAFAEQTLHLEADTLPAADQREILPLRLAGPFWALPLRMGTDTVDAVLDTQSALAITAPTALAPKLSFTTAPVTVGRARGPAIGDVPVQRARLAHSAWLGSLELQQPIVDVMPIAAGLPQTYIIGLQVLRQLDLSLDQRTARARLRRTPRVIPPPPPLYSTGLGTLRLEDGTRRVSSIIPGSAAEASFAVGDIVLAANGQPVSTFTDDAWRLLTTGPAAITLRVRRGSDERDVMLQPRAVGF; this is translated from the coding sequence ATGCGTCCCGTCCATCGCCTCGGTTGGCTCGCCGTCGTCTGCGCCGCGGCGAGCGCTCGGCCACTCGCAGCGCAGCCGACCCTGCCCACGCGCGCACCCGTCACCGCCGACCTCGTGCGCGGCCGAGCCCGCGTTCCATTACAGCCCGACACCCGGCCCATCGTGGCCGCATGGATCAACGGGCACGGTCCGTTCCGCTTGCTCGTCGAGACCGGTTCACCGGTGTCGTATCTCACCGCCACGGCGATGCGTCGCGCCGAACTCGACAGCCAGCGCCCCACCGACTCCGTGCGGATTGGCGACGCGGTACTGCGGCAGTTGCCATTCAACACCGCACCGGCGCTGGGGGTCGCCGGGATCGATGGACTCCTCGGGCTCGATGCCTTTCGCTCGGTGACACTGACATTGGCCTTCGCCGAGCAGACGCTGCACCTCGAGGCGGACACGCTACCCGCGGCCGATCAGCGGGAGATTCTCCCCCTCCGACTCGCGGGCCCGTTCTGGGCGCTGCCGCTGCGCATGGGCACCGACACGGTCGATGCCGTACTCGACACCCAATCCGCCCTGGCGATCACTGCACCCACCGCGCTCGCGCCCAAACTTTCCTTCACCACCGCGCCGGTGACGGTGGGGCGGGCGCGCGGGCCAGCGATTGGTGATGTGCCGGTGCAGCGCGCACGGCTGGCGCACAGTGCGTGGCTTGGATCGCTTGAACTGCAGCAGCCGATCGTCGACGTCATGCCGATCGCCGCGGGGCTGCCGCAGACCTACATTATCGGGCTGCAAGTGCTCCGGCAGCTGGACCTCTCGCTCGATCAACGCACTGCCCGGGCACGCCTACGGCGCACCCCGCGGGTGATTCCGCCCCCGCCACCGCTCTACAGTACCGGCCTCGGGACCCTGCGCCTCGAGGATGGCACGCGGCGAGTATCCAGCATCATCCCGGGATCCGCCGCCGAAGCATCGTTCGCCGTCGGCGACATCGTGCTCGCCGCGAACGGACAGCCCGTGAGCACGTTCACCGATGACGCGTGGCGCCTGTTGACCACCGGGCCGGCGGCCATCACGCTGCGTGTGCGCCGCGGCAGCGACGAGCGTGACGTGATGCTGCAGCCGCGTGCCGTGGGCTTCTGA